From one Dama dama isolate Ldn47 chromosome 4, ASM3311817v1, whole genome shotgun sequence genomic stretch:
- the PLEKHG2 gene encoding pleckstrin homology domain-containing family G member 2 isoform X2 has translation MPEGARGLGLSKPSPSLGHRGEVCDCAAVCDTRTAPATPAMTSPRGSGSSTSLSTVGSEGDPAPGPTPACSASRPEPLPGPPIRLHLSPVGTPGSAKPSRLERVAREIVETERAYVRDLRSIVEDYLGPLLDGGVLGLSAEQVGTLFANIEDIYEFSSELLEDLEGSSSAGGIAECFVQRSEDFDIYTLYCMNYPSSLALLRELSLSPPAAMWLQERQAQLHHSLPLQSFLLKPVQRILKYHLLLQELGKHWAEGPDAGGREMVEEAIVSMTAVAWYINDMKRKQEHAARLQEVQRRLGGWTGPDLSAFGELVLEGAFRGGGGSGPRLRGGERLLFLFSRMLLVAKRRGPEYTYKGHIFCCNLSVSENPRDPLGFKVSDLTIPKHRHLLQAKNQEEKRLWIHCLQRLFFENHPASIPAKAKQVLLENSLHCAPKSKPIPEPLTPPLGSPRPRDARSFTPGRRNTAPSPGPATTRRGRRQSEPLKDLYVMFPHDAKPRLKHAGSAGELYPPLEPQPPGPTSGPPEDLEDTGPPTLDPSGTSITEEILELLNQRGLRDPGGPLQPPPDDVPKFPGDSQVPSDSDTLTFQGLPSRDSSEEEEEELDVDEREPSPLHVLEGLEGSSAAEIADIPSLSKSPDRPSLPEMPSLSEIPQMPRLPSLSDISSVFEMPCLPAIPSIPDIPSLSSTAPQLPCDSWLQGPPQELNETLATRRELFPGSTSGKLGEPSSEGRAGREEDEGGSFPEFQPPDVTRDQGFSHELEFRSCSEIRSAWQALEQGQLARPGFPEPLLILEDSDLSGGGSSGGGKAGVPTSERSASRVRELARLYSERIQHMQRAETRASANAPRRRPRALAQPQLLPGLPQEQAEPGPLPAFGHVLVCELAFPLTCAQESVPLSPAARVQAATPLTKLGGCQDSQGLRVSSLPEQGHLSLQVPAATPLPEQGSLWNTQIPVSTTLLEQDDPPGSQAAAITISPDQGHLEIQVPAAIPLQEHRDHVDTHVPSSTSSPEQGGHADIQLPTNPASPKRGNFSDVVVSATSPAPKREGCWDSQSPTNTLVTKPGSSRDVQSPATACGPAVDPVLIRGSSLDPQIPADTPLPLQRDLPDIQVPGTSPLPVHGGHLDRQIPADAPLSLPQDLPDFQVPAATPLPQTAGLTDAQVQAFPPLPQQGGLRYSQGRAAAPWLQEQSLTDLQVQKLTPLLEQKGFTNDQDPAATPLPEQGGPTDTQGPLPTPVPTTVFLAKQGGHSVSHAARSESSDLTPPHSPPPPTRKLLGPNAAALSRYLAASYISQSLARRQGPGGEAPPASRGPWSSAPTSRAPSPPPQPQPPPPPARRLSYATTVNIHVGGGGRLRPAKAQVRLNHPALLATPQESVGIRKAQGGPDAPFHM, from the exons ATGCCCGAGGGAGCCCGTGGACTGGGCCTGTCCAAACCCAGCCCTAGCCTCGGCCACAGAGGTGAAGTGTGTGACTGTGCGGCTGTGTGTGACACTCGGACAG CCCCTGCCACCCCTGCCATGACCTCCCCCCGAGGGTCTGGGAGCTCCACATCCTTGAGCACTGTGGGCTCCGAGGGGGACCCGGCTCCCggccccaccccagcctgctCAGCCTCGAGGCCAGAGCCCCTTCCAGGGCCCCCCATCCGCCTGCATCTGTCGCCTGTGGGGACCCCGGGTTCTGCGAAACCCTCGAGGTTGGAGCGTGTGGCCCGTGAGATCGTGGAGACAGAGCGGGCCTACGTCCGGGACCTCCGAAGCATCGTGGAG GACTACCTGGGCCCTCTGCTGGATGGCGGGGTCCTGGGGCTGAGTGCGGAGCAGGTGGGCACGCTGTTTGCCAACATCGAGGACATCTACGAGTTCAGCAG tGAGCTTCTGGAAGACCTGGAGGGCAGCAGCAGCGCCGGGGGCATCGCCGAGTGCTTCGTGCAGAGG AGCGAGGATTTCGACATCTACACGTTGTACTGCATGAACTACCCGAG CTCCCTGGCCCTACTCCGGGAGCTGTCACTGTCCCCGCCAGCAGCCATGTGGTTGCAAGAGCGCCAGGCCCAGCTCCATCACTCGCTGCCCCTGCAGAGCTTCCTGTTGAAGCCCGTCCAGCGCATCCTCAAGTACCATCTGCTGCTGCAG GAGCTGGGCAAGCACTGGGCGGAGGGCCCGGATGCTGGGGGCCGTGAGATGGTGGAGGAGGCTATTGTGTCCATGACAGCAGTCGCCTGGTACATCAATGACATGAAACGCAAGCAGGAGCATGCTGCGCGCCTCCAG GAGGTGCAGCGGCGGCTGGGCGGCTGGACCGGTCCGGACCTCAGCGCTTTTGGGGAGCTAGTGCTGGAGGGCGCATTCCGAGGTGGTGGAGGGAGCGGCCCTCGGCTTCGAGGAGGTGAACGGCTGCTCTTCCTGTTCTCACGGATGCTGCTCGTGGCCAAGCGCCGGGGACCGGAATACACCTACAAGGGCCACATCTTC TGCTGCAACCTGAGTGTGAGTGAGAACCCTAGAGACCCTCTGGGGTTCAAGGTGTCTGATCTGACCATTCCCAAGCACAGGCACCTGCTCCAG gccaagaACCAAGAAGAGAAAAGGCTGTGGATTCACTGTCTCCAGCGCCTCTTCTTTGAAAACCACCCCGCCTCCATCCCTGCCAAG GCAAAACAAGTCCTCCTTGAAAACAGCCTGCACT GTGCTCCTAAAAGCAAGCCTATCCCAGAGCCCCTTACACCCCCACTTGGGTCTCCCCGACCTCGAGATGCTAGAAGTTTCACTCCTGGACGAAGGAACACAG CTCCATCACCAGGACCTGCCACTACCCGTCGTGGCCGCAGACAGTCTG AGCCTCTGAAGGACCTTTATGTCATGTTCCCACACGATG CTAAGCCTAGACTCAAG CATGCCGGCAGTGCAGGGGAGCTCTACCCACCCCTGGAGCCTCAGCCACCAGGTCCCACTTCTGGACCCCCTGAGGACCTGGAGGACACAGGACCCCCGACGCTGGACCCATCTGGGACCTCAATCACTGAAGAAATCCTGGAGCTCCTGAACCAAAGAGGCCTCCGGGATCCGGGG GGCCCACTACAGCCACCCCCCGATGATGTTCCCAAGTTCCCCGGAGACTCCCAAGTGCCAAGCGACAGTGACACCCTCACATTCCAAGGCCTGCCCAGCCGAGACTCttcagaagaggaggaggaagaactgGACGTGGATGAACGGGAGCCTTCCCCACTCCACGTCCTGGAGGGGCTCGAAGGTTCCAGTGCGGCTGAAATTGCCGACATTCCCAGCCTTTCCAAAAGCCCCGACAGACCCAGCCTCCCTGAAATGCCCAGCCTTTCTGAAATTCCCCAGATGCCACGCCTCCCCAGCCTCTCTGACATTTCCAGTGTTTTTGAAATGCCCTGCCTTCCAGCCATTCCTAGCATCCCCGACATTCCTAGTCTTTCCAGCACTGCCCCCCAGCTCCCCTGTGACTCCTGGCTCCAGGGACCCCCGCAGGAGCTGAATGAGACTCTAGCCACCCGGAGGGAACTTTTCCCCGGAAGCACTTCTGGAAAACTGGGCGAGCCCTCCTCAGAAGGCAGGGCAGGGCGAGAAGAGGATGAAGGAGGATCATTCCCAGAATTCCAGCCCCCAGATGTCACCCGGGATCAGGGATTCTCACATGAGCTGGAGTTCCGCTCTTGCTCTGAAATCCGGAGCGCCTGGCAGGCCCTGGAGCAGGGGCAGCTGGCACGGCCAGGTTTTCCCGAGCCACTGCTGATCCTGGAAGACTCGGACCTGAGTGGAGGCGGTAGCAgtggaggagggaaggcaggagTCCCGACTTCAGAGAGGTCAGCATCCCGAGTGCGAGAGCTGGCCCGGCTTTACAGCGAGCGAATCCAGCACATGCAGCGGGCCGAGACCCGGGCATCAGCCAACGCACCCCGCCGCAGGCCTCGGGCTCTGGCCCAGCCACAGCTGTTACCCGGCCTGCCCCAGGAGCAGGCCGAGCCAG GACCCCTGCCTGCCTTTGGACACGTGCTGGTGTGTGAGCTGGCCTTCCCTCTGACCTGTGCCCAGGAATCTGTCCCCCTCAGCCCTGCTGCGCGGGTTCAAGCTGCCACACCTTTGACCAAGCTGGGAGGCTGCCAGGACAGCCAGGGTCTACGTGTTTCCAGTTTGCCTGAGCAAggccatctgagcctccaggttcCAGCTGCTACCCCCCTGCCTGAGCAAGGAAGCCTCTGGAATACCCAGATTCCAGTCTCCACAACTTTGCTGGAGCAGGATGACCCCCCAGGCAGCCAAGCTGCAGCTATTACAATTTCGCCAGATCAGGGCCACCTGGAAATCCAAGTTCCAGCTGCCATTCCTTTACAGGAGCATAGAGACCACGTGGATACCCACGTTCCTTCTAGCACCTCATCTCCTGAGCAAGGAGGCCACGCGGACATCCAGCTTCCCACCAACCCAGCTTCACCCAAGCGGGGAAACTTCTCTGATGTCGTGGTTTCAGCCACCAGTCCTGCACCCAAGCGAGAAGGCTGCTGGGACAGCCAGAGCCCAACCAACACCCTGGTAACTAAGCCAGGAAGCTCCAGGGATGTTCAGTCCCCAGCCACTGCGTGTGGGCCAGCCGTCGATCCTGTGCTTATACGCGGAAGCAGCCTGGACCCTCAGATCCCAGCTGACACTCCACTGCCTTTGCAGCGTGACCTCCCAGACATTCAGGTTCCGGGTACCTCACCTTTGCCTGTACACGGAGGCCACTTGGACCGTCAGATCCCAGCCGATGCCCCGCTGTCCTTGCCCCAGGACCTCCCAGACTTTCAGGTTCCAGCTGCCACACCTTTGCCCCAGACAGCAGGCCTCACAGACGCCCAGGTCCAAGCCTTCCCGCCTTTGCCCCAGCAGGGAGGCCTCCGATACAGCCAGGGTCGTGCTGCTGCACCTTGGCTTCAGGAACAAAGCCTCACAGACCTCCAGGTTCAGAAGCTGACACCTTTGTTGGAACAGAAGGGCTTCACGAATGACCAGGATCCAGCCGCCACACCTTTGCCTGAGCAAGGAGGCCCTACAGACACTCAGGGCCCATTACCCACCCCAGTCCCGACCACCGTGTTTTTGGCCAAACAAGGAGGTCACTCGGTCTCTCACGCTGCCAGATCAGAGTCTTCAGACTTGACCCCACCCCACAGTCCCCCACCCCCGACACGGAAGCTCCTGGGCCCCAATGCGGCGGCCCTTTCAAGATACCTGGCAGCTTCATACATCAGCCAGAGCCTGGCTCGGCGACAGGGGCCTGGAGGAGAGGCTCCCCCAGCCTCCCGGGGCCCTTGGTCCTCTGCCCCCACGTCACGGGCACCTTCACCGCCACCCcagccccaacccccaccccccccagccCGGAGGCTCAGCTATGCCACTACGGTCAACATCCATGTCGGAGGTGGCGGGCGGCTACGGCCAGCCAAGGCCCAGGTCAGGTTGAACCATCCTGCTCTCTTGGCAACTCCCCAAGAATCTGTGGGTATCCGCAAAGCCCAGGGGGGCCCCGATGCCCCTTTCCACATGTGA
- the PLEKHG2 gene encoding pleckstrin homology domain-containing family G member 2 isoform X1 gives MPEGARGLGLSKPSPSLGHRGEVCDCAAVCDTRTAAPATPAMTSPRGSGSSTSLSTVGSEGDPAPGPTPACSASRPEPLPGPPIRLHLSPVGTPGSAKPSRLERVAREIVETERAYVRDLRSIVEDYLGPLLDGGVLGLSAEQVGTLFANIEDIYEFSSELLEDLEGSSSAGGIAECFVQRSEDFDIYTLYCMNYPSSLALLRELSLSPPAAMWLQERQAQLHHSLPLQSFLLKPVQRILKYHLLLQELGKHWAEGPDAGGREMVEEAIVSMTAVAWYINDMKRKQEHAARLQEVQRRLGGWTGPDLSAFGELVLEGAFRGGGGSGPRLRGGERLLFLFSRMLLVAKRRGPEYTYKGHIFCCNLSVSENPRDPLGFKVSDLTIPKHRHLLQAKNQEEKRLWIHCLQRLFFENHPASIPAKAKQVLLENSLHCAPKSKPIPEPLTPPLGSPRPRDARSFTPGRRNTAPSPGPATTRRGRRQSEPLKDLYVMFPHDAKPRLKHAGSAGELYPPLEPQPPGPTSGPPEDLEDTGPPTLDPSGTSITEEILELLNQRGLRDPGGPLQPPPDDVPKFPGDSQVPSDSDTLTFQGLPSRDSSEEEEEELDVDEREPSPLHVLEGLEGSSAAEIADIPSLSKSPDRPSLPEMPSLSEIPQMPRLPSLSDISSVFEMPCLPAIPSIPDIPSLSSTAPQLPCDSWLQGPPQELNETLATRRELFPGSTSGKLGEPSSEGRAGREEDEGGSFPEFQPPDVTRDQGFSHELEFRSCSEIRSAWQALEQGQLARPGFPEPLLILEDSDLSGGGSSGGGKAGVPTSERSASRVRELARLYSERIQHMQRAETRASANAPRRRPRALAQPQLLPGLPQEQAEPGPLPAFGHVLVCELAFPLTCAQESVPLSPAARVQAATPLTKLGGCQDSQGLRVSSLPEQGHLSLQVPAATPLPEQGSLWNTQIPVSTTLLEQDDPPGSQAAAITISPDQGHLEIQVPAAIPLQEHRDHVDTHVPSSTSSPEQGGHADIQLPTNPASPKRGNFSDVVVSATSPAPKREGCWDSQSPTNTLVTKPGSSRDVQSPATACGPAVDPVLIRGSSLDPQIPADTPLPLQRDLPDIQVPGTSPLPVHGGHLDRQIPADAPLSLPQDLPDFQVPAATPLPQTAGLTDAQVQAFPPLPQQGGLRYSQGRAAAPWLQEQSLTDLQVQKLTPLLEQKGFTNDQDPAATPLPEQGGPTDTQGPLPTPVPTTVFLAKQGGHSVSHAARSESSDLTPPHSPPPPTRKLLGPNAAALSRYLAASYISQSLARRQGPGGEAPPASRGPWSSAPTSRAPSPPPQPQPPPPPARRLSYATTVNIHVGGGGRLRPAKAQVRLNHPALLATPQESVGIRKAQGGPDAPFHM, from the exons ATGCCCGAGGGAGCCCGTGGACTGGGCCTGTCCAAACCCAGCCCTAGCCTCGGCCACAGAGGTGAAGTGTGTGACTGTGCGGCTGTGTGTGACACTCGGACAG CAGCCCCTGCCACCCCTGCCATGACCTCCCCCCGAGGGTCTGGGAGCTCCACATCCTTGAGCACTGTGGGCTCCGAGGGGGACCCGGCTCCCggccccaccccagcctgctCAGCCTCGAGGCCAGAGCCCCTTCCAGGGCCCCCCATCCGCCTGCATCTGTCGCCTGTGGGGACCCCGGGTTCTGCGAAACCCTCGAGGTTGGAGCGTGTGGCCCGTGAGATCGTGGAGACAGAGCGGGCCTACGTCCGGGACCTCCGAAGCATCGTGGAG GACTACCTGGGCCCTCTGCTGGATGGCGGGGTCCTGGGGCTGAGTGCGGAGCAGGTGGGCACGCTGTTTGCCAACATCGAGGACATCTACGAGTTCAGCAG tGAGCTTCTGGAAGACCTGGAGGGCAGCAGCAGCGCCGGGGGCATCGCCGAGTGCTTCGTGCAGAGG AGCGAGGATTTCGACATCTACACGTTGTACTGCATGAACTACCCGAG CTCCCTGGCCCTACTCCGGGAGCTGTCACTGTCCCCGCCAGCAGCCATGTGGTTGCAAGAGCGCCAGGCCCAGCTCCATCACTCGCTGCCCCTGCAGAGCTTCCTGTTGAAGCCCGTCCAGCGCATCCTCAAGTACCATCTGCTGCTGCAG GAGCTGGGCAAGCACTGGGCGGAGGGCCCGGATGCTGGGGGCCGTGAGATGGTGGAGGAGGCTATTGTGTCCATGACAGCAGTCGCCTGGTACATCAATGACATGAAACGCAAGCAGGAGCATGCTGCGCGCCTCCAG GAGGTGCAGCGGCGGCTGGGCGGCTGGACCGGTCCGGACCTCAGCGCTTTTGGGGAGCTAGTGCTGGAGGGCGCATTCCGAGGTGGTGGAGGGAGCGGCCCTCGGCTTCGAGGAGGTGAACGGCTGCTCTTCCTGTTCTCACGGATGCTGCTCGTGGCCAAGCGCCGGGGACCGGAATACACCTACAAGGGCCACATCTTC TGCTGCAACCTGAGTGTGAGTGAGAACCCTAGAGACCCTCTGGGGTTCAAGGTGTCTGATCTGACCATTCCCAAGCACAGGCACCTGCTCCAG gccaagaACCAAGAAGAGAAAAGGCTGTGGATTCACTGTCTCCAGCGCCTCTTCTTTGAAAACCACCCCGCCTCCATCCCTGCCAAG GCAAAACAAGTCCTCCTTGAAAACAGCCTGCACT GTGCTCCTAAAAGCAAGCCTATCCCAGAGCCCCTTACACCCCCACTTGGGTCTCCCCGACCTCGAGATGCTAGAAGTTTCACTCCTGGACGAAGGAACACAG CTCCATCACCAGGACCTGCCACTACCCGTCGTGGCCGCAGACAGTCTG AGCCTCTGAAGGACCTTTATGTCATGTTCCCACACGATG CTAAGCCTAGACTCAAG CATGCCGGCAGTGCAGGGGAGCTCTACCCACCCCTGGAGCCTCAGCCACCAGGTCCCACTTCTGGACCCCCTGAGGACCTGGAGGACACAGGACCCCCGACGCTGGACCCATCTGGGACCTCAATCACTGAAGAAATCCTGGAGCTCCTGAACCAAAGAGGCCTCCGGGATCCGGGG GGCCCACTACAGCCACCCCCCGATGATGTTCCCAAGTTCCCCGGAGACTCCCAAGTGCCAAGCGACAGTGACACCCTCACATTCCAAGGCCTGCCCAGCCGAGACTCttcagaagaggaggaggaagaactgGACGTGGATGAACGGGAGCCTTCCCCACTCCACGTCCTGGAGGGGCTCGAAGGTTCCAGTGCGGCTGAAATTGCCGACATTCCCAGCCTTTCCAAAAGCCCCGACAGACCCAGCCTCCCTGAAATGCCCAGCCTTTCTGAAATTCCCCAGATGCCACGCCTCCCCAGCCTCTCTGACATTTCCAGTGTTTTTGAAATGCCCTGCCTTCCAGCCATTCCTAGCATCCCCGACATTCCTAGTCTTTCCAGCACTGCCCCCCAGCTCCCCTGTGACTCCTGGCTCCAGGGACCCCCGCAGGAGCTGAATGAGACTCTAGCCACCCGGAGGGAACTTTTCCCCGGAAGCACTTCTGGAAAACTGGGCGAGCCCTCCTCAGAAGGCAGGGCAGGGCGAGAAGAGGATGAAGGAGGATCATTCCCAGAATTCCAGCCCCCAGATGTCACCCGGGATCAGGGATTCTCACATGAGCTGGAGTTCCGCTCTTGCTCTGAAATCCGGAGCGCCTGGCAGGCCCTGGAGCAGGGGCAGCTGGCACGGCCAGGTTTTCCCGAGCCACTGCTGATCCTGGAAGACTCGGACCTGAGTGGAGGCGGTAGCAgtggaggagggaaggcaggagTCCCGACTTCAGAGAGGTCAGCATCCCGAGTGCGAGAGCTGGCCCGGCTTTACAGCGAGCGAATCCAGCACATGCAGCGGGCCGAGACCCGGGCATCAGCCAACGCACCCCGCCGCAGGCCTCGGGCTCTGGCCCAGCCACAGCTGTTACCCGGCCTGCCCCAGGAGCAGGCCGAGCCAG GACCCCTGCCTGCCTTTGGACACGTGCTGGTGTGTGAGCTGGCCTTCCCTCTGACCTGTGCCCAGGAATCTGTCCCCCTCAGCCCTGCTGCGCGGGTTCAAGCTGCCACACCTTTGACCAAGCTGGGAGGCTGCCAGGACAGCCAGGGTCTACGTGTTTCCAGTTTGCCTGAGCAAggccatctgagcctccaggttcCAGCTGCTACCCCCCTGCCTGAGCAAGGAAGCCTCTGGAATACCCAGATTCCAGTCTCCACAACTTTGCTGGAGCAGGATGACCCCCCAGGCAGCCAAGCTGCAGCTATTACAATTTCGCCAGATCAGGGCCACCTGGAAATCCAAGTTCCAGCTGCCATTCCTTTACAGGAGCATAGAGACCACGTGGATACCCACGTTCCTTCTAGCACCTCATCTCCTGAGCAAGGAGGCCACGCGGACATCCAGCTTCCCACCAACCCAGCTTCACCCAAGCGGGGAAACTTCTCTGATGTCGTGGTTTCAGCCACCAGTCCTGCACCCAAGCGAGAAGGCTGCTGGGACAGCCAGAGCCCAACCAACACCCTGGTAACTAAGCCAGGAAGCTCCAGGGATGTTCAGTCCCCAGCCACTGCGTGTGGGCCAGCCGTCGATCCTGTGCTTATACGCGGAAGCAGCCTGGACCCTCAGATCCCAGCTGACACTCCACTGCCTTTGCAGCGTGACCTCCCAGACATTCAGGTTCCGGGTACCTCACCTTTGCCTGTACACGGAGGCCACTTGGACCGTCAGATCCCAGCCGATGCCCCGCTGTCCTTGCCCCAGGACCTCCCAGACTTTCAGGTTCCAGCTGCCACACCTTTGCCCCAGACAGCAGGCCTCACAGACGCCCAGGTCCAAGCCTTCCCGCCTTTGCCCCAGCAGGGAGGCCTCCGATACAGCCAGGGTCGTGCTGCTGCACCTTGGCTTCAGGAACAAAGCCTCACAGACCTCCAGGTTCAGAAGCTGACACCTTTGTTGGAACAGAAGGGCTTCACGAATGACCAGGATCCAGCCGCCACACCTTTGCCTGAGCAAGGAGGCCCTACAGACACTCAGGGCCCATTACCCACCCCAGTCCCGACCACCGTGTTTTTGGCCAAACAAGGAGGTCACTCGGTCTCTCACGCTGCCAGATCAGAGTCTTCAGACTTGACCCCACCCCACAGTCCCCCACCCCCGACACGGAAGCTCCTGGGCCCCAATGCGGCGGCCCTTTCAAGATACCTGGCAGCTTCATACATCAGCCAGAGCCTGGCTCGGCGACAGGGGCCTGGAGGAGAGGCTCCCCCAGCCTCCCGGGGCCCTTGGTCCTCTGCCCCCACGTCACGGGCACCTTCACCGCCACCCcagccccaacccccaccccccccagccCGGAGGCTCAGCTATGCCACTACGGTCAACATCCATGTCGGAGGTGGCGGGCGGCTACGGCCAGCCAAGGCCCAGGTCAGGTTGAACCATCCTGCTCTCTTGGCAACTCCCCAAGAATCTGTGGGTATCCGCAAAGCCCAGGGGGGCCCCGATGCCCCTTTCCACATGTGA
- the RPS16 gene encoding small ribosomal subunit protein uS9, which produces MPSKGPLQSVQVFGRKKTATAVAHCKRGNGLIKVNGRPLEMIEPRTLQYKLLEPVLLLGKERFAGVDIRVRVKGGGHVAQIYAIRQSISKALVAYYQKYVDEASKKEIKDILIQYDRTLLVADPRRCESKKFGGPGARARYQKSYR; this is translated from the exons ATGCCGTCCAAGGGCCCTCTGCAGTCAGTGCAAGTCTTCGGACGCAAG AAGACGGCCACCGCCGTGGCGCACTGCAAACGAGGTAACGGCCTCATCAAGGTGAACGGACGACCCCTGGAGATGATCGAACCGCGCACGCTGCAATACAAG TTACTGGAACCTGTTCTGCTCCTGGGCAAGGAGCGATTTGCTGGTGTGGACATCCGCGTCCGAGTGAAGGGTGGTGGTCACGTAGCCCAGATTTACG CCATCCGCCAGTCCATCTCCAAAGCCTTGGTGGCCTATTACCAGAAAT ATGTGGATGAGGCTTCCAAGAAGGAGATCAAAGACATCCTCATCCAGTACGACCGGACCCTGCTGGTAGCCGATCCCCGTCGCTGCGAATCCAAAAAGTTTGGAGGTCCTGGTGCCCGTGCCCGCTACCAGAAATCCTACCGATAA